Proteins found in one Oscarella lobularis chromosome 16, ooOscLobu1.1, whole genome shotgun sequence genomic segment:
- the LOC136196961 gene encoding uncharacterized protein — MEVPDWIVYGLLIGLPIIYVFLIRKTFLEYYLLWRIAIGAKSSHRKMDVSNRIHAYVCRTSLLDHVSVCELFQLVKEIVSVNDIKIEFFHSVLLKYKYVALFRERLDGSLRGMLLIDKDEGQIKNGRKYNCIKMGLALFTTKYRGGPLLYFVAGYHLLKALLLHPFTPLYAMYKCFSYKSYLATIRTCAEVYPRHDKETPAWEKSIMNDFGRSIAESEGSKYDEDSCIIIREVARLHDHAAPDTPDARKNPHSNFFLQANPGWNKGHCMVILARITWGSLAGLVFQAIKRHFRGKQPAASERTKVSREKPALRRSMSLSESLSSKQYYTVDPIWCPRDNSLPLISQSPKDVDYSLLDFPDL; from the exons ATGGAGGTTCCCGATTGGATCGTTTATGGTCTTCTTATTGGCTTGCCAATAATTTACGTGTTTCTCATTCGCAAG ACTTTTCTCGAGTATTATCTCTTGTGGCGCATTGCCATTGGAGCTAA GTCTAGTCATCGAAAAATGGACGTTTCCAATCGAATTCATGCATACGTTTGCAGAACGAGCCTTCTCGATCAC GTTTCGGTTTGTGAGTTGTTTCAGTTGgtcaaagaaatcgtttctgtAAACGATATTAA AATTGAATTCTTTCATTCGGTTTTGCTCAAGTACAAATATGTTGCTCTATTTCGCGAACGGCTCGACGGTTCTTTGAGAGGAATGCTTCTCATAGACAAAGATGAAGGGCAGATAAAGAACGGAAGAAAGTACAATTGCATCAAG aTGGGTCTTGCTTTGTTTACAACTAAATATCGCGGTGGTCCTCTACTGTATTTTGTAGCTGGCTACCATCTACTGAAAG CGTTGCTTCTTCATCCCTTCACTCCCTTGTACGCAATGTACAAGTGCTTCAGTTACAAGAGCTACTTG GCAACTATAAGAACTTGTGCTGAA GTTTACCCAAGACACGATAAAGAGACGCCTGCATGGGAGAAAAG CATTATGAACGATTTTGGGCGATCCATTGCCGAGTCGGAAGGATCAAAATATGACGAGGACAGCTGTATTATCATTCGTGAAGTCGCTCGGCTTCAT GATCACGCAGCGCCGGACACGCCCGACGCCCGAAAGAATCCTcacagcaatttttttctccaaGCTAATCCTGGCTGGAACAAa ggCCATTGCATGGTCATCCTCGCTCGGATAACGTGGGGAAGTTTGGCTGGGCTTGTTTTCCAGGCAATCAAACGACACTTTCGAGGCAAACAACCTGCTGCTTCG GAAAGGACTAAGGTCAGTAGAGAAAAGCCAGCACTTCGTCGAAGCATGTCTCTCTCCGAGTCTCTTTCAAGCAA ACAGTACTATACGGTCGATCCGATTTGGTGTCCTCGCGACAACAGCTTGCCTCTCATTTCTCAGTCGccaaaagacgtcgattatTCTCTTTTGGACTTTCCAGATCTATAG